The proteins below come from a single Phaseolus vulgaris cultivar G19833 unplaced genomic scaffold, P. vulgaris v2.0 scaffold_73, whole genome shotgun sequence genomic window:
- the LOC137817462 gene encoding uncharacterized protein gives MCRVFPTTLKGAALSWFTRLPPLSIDCFDTLIEKFGAQFATSRPHHLTSIALVNIRQENGESLRMFMERFGRVALGIRNLSPEVTMHHMITALKPGPFADSLCKKPATSLDELRQRASKFMQMEELREFRNHVRIDGSERKQTEKESRPMVRRAREEFRSRRFQQYTPLNTNRARVLQEAMSTEIIPPPRKARTPENADRTKHCEYHKNHGHHTEECIRLKDRIEELVQAGQLKRFVQGGNVRLRMSPGRRVQGIEAGERRVERVEREKRIDKKDGRRSGRSEERNNRVYQNTQPMRRSRERSLGRPVRGFINTISGGFSGKESSSARKQHWRSIRTINHIFKKRTLPPMLFTDEDFQDIDPDHDDPMVITVEIAEYAIMKTLVDQGSSVDILFWDTFKRLHLKEEDIVPFREQIIGFSDERVSTKGYIDLMTTFGRGTKTKKIKIRYLVVDASTSYNVLLGRSSLNELGAIVSTPHLAMKFPTEKGEIATVYVNQRDARECYAIGLKMNLKEHTDTERMVAMADLDPRINDERLEPKEETTAVILGQDEKQCTYISGSLPEDLLHKLITLLRTNKDLFAWTPSDIPGIDPRIICHKFAEKRNRYLRNEESWGRKDDKQQ, from the coding sequence ATGTGCAGAGTGTTTCCTACGACTCTGAAGGGGGCAGCGCTGAGCTGGTTCACACGCCTCCCACCTTTGAGTATAGATTGTTTTGATACGCTGATAGAGAAGTTTGGCGCTCAGTTTGCAACTAGTCGTCCTCACCATTTAACATCAATTGCTTTGGTAAACATAAGACAGGAGAACGGAGAGTCCTTAAGGATGTTCATGGAACGTTTCGGGAGAGTTGCCCTAGGAATCCGAAATCTCAGCCCCGAAGTCACCATGCACCATATGATAACAGCATTAAAACCGGGGCCGTTTGCTGACAGCTTGTGCAAGAAACCTGCGACTAGCTTAGACGAATTGAGACAACGAGCGTCAAAGTTCATGCAAATGGAAGAACTGAGAGAGTTTCGGAATCACGTGAGGATTGATGGAAGTGAAAGAAAACAAACAGAGAAAGAAAGTAGACCTATGGTTAGAAGAGCCAGGGAAGAATTCAGAAGCCGGAGATTCCAGCAATACACACCCTTGAATACGAACAGAGCAAGGGTCTTACAAGAAGCCATGTCCACAGAAATTATACCACCACCTAGGAAAGCACGAACACCGGAAAATGCCGACCGTACCAAACATTGTGAGtatcataaaaatcatggcCATCATACAGAGGAATGTATCAGATTAAAAGACAGAATAGAGGAGTTGGTTCAAGCAGGGCAATTAAAACGCTTTGTTCAAGGAGGAAACGTAAGACTGAGGATGAGCCCGGGGAGAAGGGTGCAAGGGATAGAAGCAGGAGAAAGAAGGGTAGAGAGAGtcgaaagagaaaaaagaatagATAAAAAAGATGGCAGAAGAAGTGGGAGATCAGAAGAACGAAACAACAGAGTTTACCAAAACACACAACCAATGAGAAGAAGCAGGGAACGAAGTTTGGGAAGACCCGTCAGGGGGTTTATAAATACTATTTCTGGTGGTTTCTCTGGAAAGGAGTCGTCATCAGCAAGAAAACAACATTGGAGAAGCATCAGGACCATCAATCACATCTTCAAAAAAAGAACtttgccaccaatgctttttACAGACGAGGATTTTCAAGACATTGATCCTGACCATGACGATCCCATGGTAATAACAGTCGAAATAGCCGAATACGCCATCATGAAAACCTTGGTCGATCAAGGGAGCTCAGTGGATATTCTGTTTTGGGATACTTTCAAAAGATTACATCTAAAAGAAGAAGACATTGTACCTTTCCGAGAACAAATCATCGGGTTTTCAGACGAAAGAGTTAGTACGAAAGGATATATTGACCTGATGACTACCTTTGGAAGAGGAACTAAGACCAAAAAGATCAAGATCAGATATTTGGTGGTAGATGCTTCCACGTCCTATAATGTGTTGTTAGGACGATCTTCTTTGAATGAGTTGGGAGCAATAGTCTCAACCCCGCATTTAGCAATGAAATTCCCAACCGAAAAGGGGGAGATCGCGACTGTTTATGTTAACCAAAGGGATGCTCGAGAATGTTATGCAATAGGTTTGAAGATGAACCTGAAAGAACACACAGATACCGAAAGAATGGTGGCGATGGCAGATCTAGATCCGAGAATCAATGATGAAAGACTAGAACCAAAAGAAGAGACTACGGCTGTAATACTCGGACAGGACGAGAAGCAATGCACTTATATAAGTGGCAGCCTACCCGAAGACTTGTTACACAAACTCATCACATTGTTACGTACTAACAAAGACTTATTTGCCTGGACGCCATCTGATATACCTGGAATTGATCCGAGGATAATTTGTCATAAATTTGCCGAGAAGCGAAACCGGTATCTCAGAAACGAAGAAAGTTGGGGGAGGAAAGACGACAAGCAGCAATAG
- the LOC137817467 gene encoding uncharacterized protein isoform X1, translating to MEGNAKSDQIVDVGSVVEAVSADDGDAPLYSLESLCMRCGENGITRFLLTLIPHFRKILLSAFECPHCGERNNEVQFAGEIQPRGCCYTLKIPSGEQKMLNRQVVKSESATIKIPELDFEIPPEAQRGSLSTVEGILMRATDELQALQEERKKVAPETAGAIDQFLVKLRACATGESCITFILDDPVGNSFIENPFAPSSDPSLTIKFYERTPEQQASLGYLVDSAQAEGTHVDAPGGGEAVTTDQVRREPHGSVGATAGHRAIAQSNSAEIAEALFRYTAPEEVMTFPSTCGACAASCETRMFVTNIPYFQEVIIMASTCDACGYRNSELKPGGRIPEKGKIITLSVKNVNDLSRDVIKSDTASVKVPEVDLELASGTLGGIVTTVEGLITRISESLERVHGFTFGDSLDENSRSKWIDFKARLNKLLSLEEPWTLILDDALANSFVAPATDDLKEDNQLAFEDYERSWEQNEELGLNDMDTSSAEVGDAPTNTSKTE from the exons ATGGAAGGGAATGCGAAAAGCGACCAAATCGTGGATGTAGGATCGGTAGTGGAGGCCGTTTCAGCCGATGACGGTGATGCTCCTCTCTACAGCCTCGAAAGTCTTTGCATGCGATGTGGTGAAAAC GGGATTACAAGATTTTTATTGACTTTAATTCCCCACTTCAGAAAG ATTTTGTTATCAGCTTTTGAATGTCCACATTGTGGTGAGAG GAACAATGAAGTACAGTTTGCTGGTGAAATTCAACCACGTGGTTGTTGTTACACTTTGAAGATTCCATCAGGCGAGCAAAAG ATGCTAAATCGTCAAGTGGTTAAATCAGAATCTGCTACCATTAAG ATACCTGAACTGGATTTTGAGATTCCACCAGAGGCTCAACGTGGTAGTTTGTCAACG GTGGAAGGGATACTTATGAGAGCAACTGATGAACTTCAAGCCCTTCAAGAGGAACGCAAA AAAGTGGCTCCGGAGACAGCTGGAGCAATTGATCAGTTCTTGGTGAAACTGCGAGCCTGTGCAACAGGAGAATCATGCATCACATTTATTCTTGATGATCCTGTCGGAAACAGCTTTATTGAAAACCC GTTTGCACCATCATCTGATCCATCGTTGACGATCAAGTTTTATGAGAGAACTCCTGAGCAGCAAGCATCATTGGGATACCTTGTTGATTCTGCACAGGCTGAAGGAACTCATGTTGATGCCCCGGGAGGCGGAGAAGCTGTGACTACTGATCAAGTGAGGAGAGAACCACATGGATCAGTAGGGGCAACAGCTGGCCATCGTGCCATTGCACAGAGTAACAGTGCAGAAATTGCTGAAGCCTTGTTTCGATATACTGCACCAGAAGAG GTGATGACTTTCCCTTCTACTTGTGGTGCCTGTGCTGCTAGTTGTGAGACTCGAATGTTTGTCACCA ATATTCCTTACTTCCAAGAAGTAATTATTATGGCATCCACATGTGATGCTTGTGGCTACCGCAACTCTGAG TTGAAACCTGGTGGACGAATTcctgaaaaaggaaaaataattacTCTTTCTGTGAAAAATGTCAATGACCTGAGCCGTGATGTAATAAAG TCTGATACTGCAAGTGTAAAAGTTCCGGAAGTTGACTTGGAGCTGGCAAGCGGAACCCTTGGAGGAATAGTTACAACTGTTGAAGGTTTAATTACAAGAATTAGTGAAA GCCTTGAGAGGGTCCATGGCTTTACTTTTGGAGACAGTCTTGATGAAAATAGTAGAAGCAAGTGGATAGACTTTAAAGCAAGGCTAAACAAG CTTCTTAGCTTGGAAGAACCTTGGACTCTAATTCTTGATGATGCATTAGCCAATTCTTTTGTAGCACCTGCAACTGATGATCTGAAAGAGGACAATCAATTAGCTT TTGAGGACTACGAGAGGTCATGGGAACAAAATGAAGAATTAGGTCTGAATGATATGGACACCTCTTCTGCCGAAGTTGGTGATGCACCAACCAATACTTCTAAAACTGAGTGA
- the LOC137817467 gene encoding uncharacterized protein isoform X2: MLNRQVVKSESATIKIPELDFEIPPEAQRGSLSTVEGILMRATDELQALQEERKKVAPETAGAIDQFLVKLRACATGESCITFILDDPVGNSFIENPFAPSSDPSLTIKFYERTPEQQASLGYLVDSAQAEGTHVDAPGGGEAVTTDQVRREPHGSVGATAGHRAIAQSNSAEIAEALFRYTAPEEVMTFPSTCGACAASCETRMFVTNIPYFQEVIIMASTCDACGYRNSELKPGGRIPEKGKIITLSVKNVNDLSRDVIKSDTASVKVPEVDLELASGTLGGIVTTVEGLITRISESLERVHGFTFGDSLDENSRSKWIDFKARLNKLLSLEEPWTLILDDALANSFVAPATDDLKEDNQLAFEDYERSWEQNEELGLNDMDTSSAEVGDAPTNTSKTE; this comes from the exons ATGCTAAATCGTCAAGTGGTTAAATCAGAATCTGCTACCATTAAG ATACCTGAACTGGATTTTGAGATTCCACCAGAGGCTCAACGTGGTAGTTTGTCAACG GTGGAAGGGATACTTATGAGAGCAACTGATGAACTTCAAGCCCTTCAAGAGGAACGCAAA AAAGTGGCTCCGGAGACAGCTGGAGCAATTGATCAGTTCTTGGTGAAACTGCGAGCCTGTGCAACAGGAGAATCATGCATCACATTTATTCTTGATGATCCTGTCGGAAACAGCTTTATTGAAAACCC GTTTGCACCATCATCTGATCCATCGTTGACGATCAAGTTTTATGAGAGAACTCCTGAGCAGCAAGCATCATTGGGATACCTTGTTGATTCTGCACAGGCTGAAGGAACTCATGTTGATGCCCCGGGAGGCGGAGAAGCTGTGACTACTGATCAAGTGAGGAGAGAACCACATGGATCAGTAGGGGCAACAGCTGGCCATCGTGCCATTGCACAGAGTAACAGTGCAGAAATTGCTGAAGCCTTGTTTCGATATACTGCACCAGAAGAG GTGATGACTTTCCCTTCTACTTGTGGTGCCTGTGCTGCTAGTTGTGAGACTCGAATGTTTGTCACCA ATATTCCTTACTTCCAAGAAGTAATTATTATGGCATCCACATGTGATGCTTGTGGCTACCGCAACTCTGAG TTGAAACCTGGTGGACGAATTcctgaaaaaggaaaaataattacTCTTTCTGTGAAAAATGTCAATGACCTGAGCCGTGATGTAATAAAG TCTGATACTGCAAGTGTAAAAGTTCCGGAAGTTGACTTGGAGCTGGCAAGCGGAACCCTTGGAGGAATAGTTACAACTGTTGAAGGTTTAATTACAAGAATTAGTGAAA GCCTTGAGAGGGTCCATGGCTTTACTTTTGGAGACAGTCTTGATGAAAATAGTAGAAGCAAGTGGATAGACTTTAAAGCAAGGCTAAACAAG CTTCTTAGCTTGGAAGAACCTTGGACTCTAATTCTTGATGATGCATTAGCCAATTCTTTTGTAGCACCTGCAACTGATGATCTGAAAGAGGACAATCAATTAGCTT TTGAGGACTACGAGAGGTCATGGGAACAAAATGAAGAATTAGGTCTGAATGATATGGACACCTCTTCTGCCGAAGTTGGTGATGCACCAACCAATACTTCTAAAACTGAGTGA